Below is a window of Candidatus Palauibacter australiensis DNA.
GGCCGCCTGTGGCGGCGGTGGCGGATCGTCCGAAGGAGCGGCGGACGACGCGGGCGAGGCGGCGCCGGCCGCTGCCGCGGTGGATCCGTCCACGGTGGGGACGATCTCGGGCATGGCCAACTTCGGCGGGATGGTCCCGACGATGGAGGCCATCGACATGTCGGCCGAGGCGGATTGCGCCGCGGGCTACGGCGCGGACGGGCCCATGGCCCAGAACGTCCTCGTGTCCGATGGCGGCCTCGCCAACGTGTTCGTCTACCTGAGCGCGGGTGTCTCCGGCGCGCCGGCCGCGTCCGGGGCCGCGGCGCTCGACCAGGTGAACTGCCGCTACACGCCGCACGTGCTCGGCGTGCAGAGCGGCCAGGACATCGAGATCTCGAACAGCGACAACCTGCTCCACAACATCAACGCCACCCCGACCGAGAACCGCGGCTTCAACATCAGCCAGCCCCG
It encodes the following:
- a CDS encoding carboxypeptidase regulatory-like domain-containing protein encodes the protein MRSHFWNRSAALLAIAAMAACGGGGGSSEGAADDAGEAAPAAAAVDPSTVGTISGMANFGGMVPTMEAIDMSAEADCAAGYGADGPMAQNVLVSDGGLANVFVYLSAGVSGAPAASGAAALDQVNCRYTPHVLGVQSGQDIEISNSDNLLHNINATPTENRGFNISQPRAGITSTQRFQVAEVMVPVRCDVHGWMQAYIGVVDHPYFAVTGADGSYSIANVPAGDYTMTAWHEEFGTMTANVTVAAGETAMASFDYNGEMTGANVPMGDALVLEHGTNRIRVERTQ